A part of Setaria viridis chromosome 8, Setaria_viridis_v4.0, whole genome shotgun sequence genomic DNA contains:
- the LOC117833814 gene encoding xylan O-acetyltransferase 4, with the protein MTKPSPPTATGAPSDPPLPTTAAPKLPRPPGLLDSLSSSGRSLLAAARRSPVTTLVVAFFLLALFMYGEDFRTIAELSIDDYLYPDADLYNVSGLPPLVLPPPTCDLSAGRWLFDNVSTPAYREKDCTFLTKQVTCLANGRPDDTWQYWKWQPNDCSLPAFDARRFMETMRGKRLMFVGDSLNRNQWESLVCLVQPILSKGRKKIVKRGSLTIFHAKEYRATLEFYWAPFLVESNSDNPNFHSIEHRIIRPERIEGHAKYWKDVDYLIFNTYIWWMNTADMKVRRPNSRYWSQHDEVPRIEAYGRVLKTWSDWLNNNIDPARTSVFFMTISPLHISPKNWGNPEGIRCVKETLPYQNYSQPLDLYHDMRIFDLVVKVASSMEKVPVTVINITRMSDYRKDAHTSLYTIRQGKLLTPKQKADPEKFADCIHWCLPGVPDVWNQILYTRILSKSSWHSNSAPPPLQSLPLPPQ; encoded by the exons ATGACCAAGCCatcgccgcccaccgccactGGCGCCCCCTCCGATCCCCCGCTTCCTACCACCGCCGCCCCCAAGCTGCCCCGCCCCCCGGGCCTGCTcgactccctctcctcctcggggcgctccctcctcgccgcggcgcgccgctcCCCCGTCACCACCCTCGTcgtcgccttcttcctcctcgccctcTTCATGTACGGCGAGGACTTCCGCACCATCGCCGAGCTCTCCATCGACGACTACCTCTACCCGGACGCCGACCTCTACAACGTCTCGGGGCTGCCCCCGCTGGTGCTTCCCCCTCCCACCTGCGACCTCTCCGCCGGCCGCTGGCTCTTCGACAACGTCTCCACCCCGGCCTACAGGGAGAAGGACTGCACCTTCCTCACCAAGCAGGTCACCTGCCTCGCCAACGGCAGGCCCGACGATACATGGCAGTACTGGAAATGGCAGCCAAACGACTGCTCCCTCCCAGC GTTCGACGCTCGGAGATTCATGGAGACCATGCGCGGGAAGCGGCTCATGTTCGTGGGGGACTCGCTCAACCGTAACCAGTGGGAGTCGTTGGTGTGCCTCGTCCAGCCCATTCTCTCCAAGGGCAGGAAGAAGATCGTCAAGCGGGGCTCCCTCACCATCTTCCACGCCAAGGAGTACCGCGCCACCCTCGAGTTCTACTGGGCGCCCTTCCTCGTCGAGTCCAACTCCGACAACCCCAATTTCCACAGCATCGAGCACCGGATCATCAGGCCTGAGCGGATCGAGGGACACGCCAAGTACTGGAAGGACGTCGACTACCTTATCTTCAACACCTACATCTGGTGGATGAACACCGCTGACATGAAAGTCAG GAGACCAAATTCGAGGTACTGGTCACAGCACGACGAGGTTCCCAGGATTGAGGCATATGGCCGGGTGTTGAAGACGTGGTCTGATTGGCTCAATAACAACATTGATCCAGCCCGCACGTCCGTCTTCTTCATGACAATTTCTCCTCTTCACATCAG CCCAAAGAATTGGGGAAACCCTGAGGGGATCAGATGCGTAAAGGAGACGCTTCCTTATCAGAACTACAGCCAACCTCTGGACTTGTACCATGACATGCGGATATTCGATCTGGTAGTGAAGGTGGCCAGCTCCATGGAGAAGGTTCCGGTCACAGTGATCAACATCACAAGGATGTCAGATTACCGGAAGGACGCCCATACTTCGCTGTATACCATCCGGCAAGGTAAACTGCTGACACCAAAGCAGAAGGCAGACCCGGAGAAGTTCGCAGACTGCATCCATTGGTGCCTTCCTGGTGTGCCGGACGTGTGGAACCAGATACTCTACACAAGGATCCTTTCGAAATCATCTTGGCATTCTAATTCTGCGCCTCCTCCCTTGCAGTCTCTGCCTCTTCCTCCCCAATGA